In the Pseudomonas sp. DTU_2021_1001937_2_SI_NGA_ILE_001 genome, one interval contains:
- a CDS encoding LysR substrate-binding domain-containing protein, which produces MNGWEGIDEFVAVAECGQFTAAAQRLGVSSSHISRQIARLEERLQSRLLYRSTRRVALTEAGQTFLQHCQRLQDGREEALRAIGDLTGEPKGLLRMTCAVAYGERFIAPLVTRFMEKHPQLRVDIELSNTTLDLLQEGMDLAIRLGRLQDSRLVATRLAPRRMYLCASPSYLERYGRPHSLSELNRHNCLVGSSDTWLLQQNGREFSQRVHGNWRCNSGQAVLDAALNGMGLCQLPDYYVLEHLQSGALVSLLEAHQPPNTAVWALYPQQRHLSPKVRNLVDYLKQGLAQRKEYLGAY; this is translated from the coding sequence ATCAATGGCTGGGAAGGCATCGACGAGTTCGTCGCAGTCGCCGAATGCGGGCAGTTCACTGCCGCCGCGCAGCGCCTGGGGGTTTCCTCATCACACATCAGCCGGCAGATCGCCCGCCTGGAAGAGCGCCTGCAGAGCCGCCTGCTGTACCGCAGCACTCGGCGTGTCGCACTCACCGAAGCCGGGCAGACCTTCCTGCAGCATTGCCAACGCCTGCAAGACGGCCGCGAAGAAGCGTTGCGTGCCATCGGTGATCTCACTGGCGAGCCCAAGGGCCTGCTGCGCATGACCTGCGCCGTGGCCTACGGTGAGCGCTTCATTGCCCCGCTGGTTACCCGCTTCATGGAAAAGCACCCACAGTTGCGGGTCGATATCGAGCTGTCGAACACCACGCTGGACCTGCTGCAGGAGGGCATGGACCTGGCCATCCGGCTGGGCCGCCTGCAGGACTCGCGCCTGGTCGCCACCCGTCTGGCGCCTCGGCGCATGTACCTGTGCGCCTCCCCGTCCTATCTGGAACGCTATGGTCGTCCGCACAGCCTGTCGGAACTCAACCGGCACAACTGCCTGGTCGGCAGCAGCGATACCTGGCTGCTGCAGCAGAATGGGCGGGAATTTTCGCAACGCGTGCACGGCAACTGGCGCTGCAACAGCGGCCAGGCGGTGCTGGACGCCGCGCTAAATGGCATGGGCCTGTGCCAGCTACCGGATTACTACGTGCTCGAGCACCTGCAAAGTGGTGCCCTGGTGTCATTGCTGGAGGCACACCAGCCCCCCAACACCGCCGTGTGGGCGCTGTACCCTCAGCAGCGGCATCTGTCACCGAAAGTGCGCAACCTGGTGGACTATCTCAAGCAAGGGCTGGCACAGCGCAAGGAATACCTCGGCGCCTACTGA
- the fdxA gene encoding ferredoxin FdxA, with protein sequence MTFVVTDNCIKCKYTDCVEVCPVDCFYEGPNFLVIHPDECIDCALCEPECPAQAIFSEDEIPAGMENFIELNAELAEIWPNITERKDPLPDAADWDGKTGKIADLQR encoded by the coding sequence ATGACCTTCGTCGTCACCGACAACTGCATCAAGTGCAAGTACACCGACTGCGTAGAAGTCTGTCCGGTGGACTGCTTCTACGAAGGCCCGAATTTCCTGGTGATTCACCCGGATGAGTGCATCGATTGCGCACTCTGCGAGCCTGAGTGCCCGGCCCAAGCCATTTTCTCCGAAGACGAGATCCCGGCTGGCATGGAAAACTTCATCGAACTCAATGCCGAACTGGCAGAAATCTGGCCCAACATCACCGAGCGCAAAGACCCACTGCCCGATGCGGCAGATTGGGATGGCAAGACTGGCAAGATCGCCGATCTGCAGCGTTGA
- the rpoS gene encoding RNA polymerase sigma factor RpoS has product MALSNEAPEFDIDDEVLLMEAGIVLEQVSDEKQSSTAVSARAKAKTSSSLKQHKYIDYTRALDATQLYLNEIGFSPLLSPEEEVHFARLSQKGDPAGRKRMIESNLRLVVKIARRYVNRGLSLLDLIEEGNLGLIRAVEKFDPERGFRFSTYATWWIRQTIERAIMNQTRTIRLPIHVVKELNVYLRAARELTQKLDHEPSPEEIANLLEKPVSEVKRMLGLNERVSSVDVSLGPDSDKTLLDTLTDDRPTDPCELLQDDDLSQSIDQWLSELTEKQREVVIRRFGLRGHESSTLEDVGLEIGLTRERVRQIQVEGLKRLREILEKNGLSSESLFQ; this is encoded by the coding sequence ATGGCTCTTAGCAACGAAGCGCCGGAGTTTGACATCGATGATGAAGTGCTCCTCATGGAAGCCGGCATTGTCCTGGAGCAGGTGTCTGACGAGAAGCAGTCGTCCACTGCAGTCTCGGCTCGCGCCAAGGCCAAAACTTCCTCATCGCTCAAACAGCACAAGTACATCGACTACACCCGAGCGTTAGACGCTACCCAGCTTTACCTCAACGAAATAGGTTTCTCGCCGCTTCTGTCCCCGGAAGAAGAAGTCCACTTTGCGCGCTTGTCGCAGAAGGGCGACCCAGCCGGTCGCAAGCGGATGATCGAGAGCAACCTGCGGCTGGTGGTCAAGATCGCCAGGCGTTACGTCAATCGCGGCCTTTCGCTGCTCGACCTCATCGAAGAGGGCAACCTGGGGCTGATCCGCGCGGTCGAAAAATTCGACCCTGAACGAGGCTTCCGTTTCTCGACCTACGCGACCTGGTGGATTCGCCAGACCATCGAGCGCGCCATCATGAACCAGACCCGGACCATCCGGCTGCCGATTCATGTGGTCAAGGAACTGAACGTCTATCTGCGTGCGGCTCGTGAGCTGACCCAGAAGCTCGACCATGAACCCTCTCCGGAGGAGATCGCCAACCTGCTCGAAAAGCCGGTCAGCGAGGTCAAGCGCATGCTGGGACTCAACGAGCGGGTATCTTCAGTGGATGTGTCCCTGGGGCCGGATTCCGACAAGACCCTGCTCGATACCCTGACCGACGATCGCCCAACCGACCCTTGCGAGCTGCTTCAGGATGACGACCTGTCCCAGAGCATCGACCAGTGGCTCTCCGAACTGACCGAAAAACAGCGGGAGGTGGTGATTCGCCGCTTCGGGCTGCGCGGTCATGAGAGCAGCACGCTGGAGGATGTAGGGCTGGAAATCGGCCTGACCCGCGAGCGGGTTCGGCAGATCCAGGTCGAAGGCCTCAAGCGCCTGCGCGAGATTCTCGAAAAGAACGGTCTCTCCAGCGAGTCCTTGTTCCAGTAA
- the surE gene encoding 5'/3'-nucleotidase SurE, whose protein sequence is MRILISNDDGVAAPGLAALYAALAEHAECVVIAPDQDRSGASSSLTLDRPLHPQVLGNGFISVNGTPTDCVHLGLNGLLPEQPDMVVSGINLGANLGDDVLYSGTVAAALEGRFLERPSFAFSFLSRQTDNLATAAHYARLLVEAHEQLDLPPRTVLNVNIPNLPLDRVRGIQLTRLGHRARAAAPVKVVDPRGRAGYWIAAAGDAEDGGAGTDFHAVMQGYVSITPLQLDRTYRDGFDSLNTWLEGLR, encoded by the coding sequence ATGCGTATTCTGATTTCTAACGATGACGGGGTCGCCGCACCCGGTCTGGCGGCGCTGTACGCGGCGCTGGCGGAGCATGCCGAGTGCGTGGTGATCGCCCCTGATCAGGACAGGAGCGGCGCCAGCAGCTCGCTGACCCTCGACCGCCCGCTGCATCCCCAGGTGCTGGGCAACGGGTTCATCAGTGTCAACGGTACTCCGACCGACTGCGTGCACCTGGGGCTCAATGGCCTGTTGCCGGAGCAGCCCGACATGGTCGTGTCGGGCATCAACCTGGGCGCCAATCTTGGCGACGACGTGCTTTACTCGGGGACGGTCGCCGCTGCGCTGGAAGGCCGCTTTCTGGAGCGGCCCAGCTTCGCCTTCTCGTTCCTTTCCCGGCAGACCGACAACCTGGCCACCGCGGCGCACTATGCGCGCCTGCTGGTCGAGGCCCATGAGCAGCTCGACCTGCCGCCGCGTACCGTACTGAACGTCAATATCCCCAACCTGCCGCTGGACCGGGTGCGTGGCATTCAACTGACCCGCCTGGGGCATCGCGCCCGCGCTGCCGCACCGGTCAAGGTGGTGGACCCGCGTGGGCGTGCCGGCTACTGGATCGCCGCCGCAGGCGATGCCGAGGACGGCGGTGCGGGCACCGACTTCCACGCCGTGATGCAGGGCTACGTGTCGATCACCCCTTTACAGCTCGACCGGACCTACCGGGACGGTTTCGACAGCCTCAACACTTGGCTGGAGGGACTGCGCTGA
- a CDS encoding peptidoglycan DD-metalloendopeptidase family protein, with translation MSLRGIRQLGSSMTGFQHLVLGIAFSVLLAGCASSPSGGVRVVDRNGNQVAQRPAVTTGQYVVKRGDTLFSIAFRYGWDWKALAARNQIPEPYTIRPGQTIRFDGRSEGAPVVAAATSRPVPSTSTSSTTTSSSGSVKTTVISKPVAVTPVVIPPAASTPAGAAERSPSGWAWPASGVLIGKFSSNGSLNKGIDIAGDLGQPVLAASDGSVVYAGSGLRGYGELIIIKHSDTYVSAYGHNRRLLVREGQQVKAGQTIAEMGSTGTDRVKLHFEIRRQGKPVDPLQFLPKR, from the coding sequence GTGAGTCTCAGGGGCATTCGGCAGCTTGGATCATCGATGACAGGCTTTCAGCATCTCGTTCTTGGCATTGCCTTCAGCGTCCTGCTGGCCGGCTGCGCCAGTTCGCCCTCCGGTGGCGTGCGCGTGGTGGACCGCAACGGCAACCAGGTCGCGCAGCGCCCGGCGGTTACCACCGGGCAGTACGTGGTCAAACGGGGCGATACGCTGTTTTCCATCGCCTTCCGCTATGGCTGGGACTGGAAAGCGCTGGCGGCCCGCAACCAGATTCCCGAGCCCTATACCATCCGTCCGGGGCAGACAATCCGTTTCGATGGCCGCTCCGAAGGTGCCCCCGTCGTGGCTGCTGCTACGAGTCGGCCGGTGCCCAGCACCTCGACCAGTTCGACCACGACCAGCAGTTCCGGCTCTGTAAAGACCACGGTCATTTCCAAACCGGTGGCTGTTACACCGGTGGTCATCCCGCCGGCTGCCAGCACACCGGCAGGCGCTGCAGAGCGTTCGCCGAGCGGCTGGGCATGGCCGGCTAGTGGCGTTTTGATAGGTAAATTTTCTTCAAACGGTAGTTTGAATAAAGGCATTGATATCGCGGGAGATTTGGGACAGCCTGTTTTAGCCGCGTCTGATGGTTCGGTTGTTTACGCCGGAAGTGGATTACGGGGCTACGGCGAACTGATAATCATCAAACACAGCGATACCTACGTCAGCGCCTACGGTCACAATCGCAGGCTATTGGTACGGGAAGGGCAACAGGTCAAGGCTGGGCAGACGATTGCCGAGATGGGGTCAACAGGAACTGACCGGGTGAAACTGCATTTCGAGATTCGCCGACAAGGTAAGCCTGTAGATCCACTGCAATTCCTGCCAAAGCGTTGA
- a CDS encoding protein-L-isoaspartate(D-aspartate) O-methyltransferase produces MTSQRTRERLIQRLYEEGLSNTQVLEVIRRTPRHLFVDEALAHRAYEDTALPIGHNQTISQPYMVARMSELLLAAGPLDKVLEIGTGSGYQTAVLAQLVERVFSVERIKVLQDRAKERLVELNLRNVVFRWGDGWEGWQALAPYNGIIVTAVATDVPQALLDQLAPGGRMVIPVGSGEVQQLMLIVREDEGFSRHVLGAVRFVPLLNGPLA; encoded by the coding sequence ATGACCTCGCAGCGTACCCGCGAGCGACTGATCCAGCGCCTTTACGAAGAAGGGCTGTCAAACACCCAGGTGCTGGAGGTGATCCGCCGTACGCCCCGGCACCTGTTCGTCGACGAAGCCCTGGCGCACCGCGCCTACGAAGACACTGCACTGCCGATCGGCCATAACCAGACCATTTCCCAGCCTTACATGGTGGCGCGCATGAGCGAGCTGCTGCTGGCGGCTGGCCCATTGGACAAGGTGCTGGAGATCGGTACCGGCTCGGGCTACCAGACTGCCGTGCTGGCGCAGTTGGTCGAGCGCGTGTTTTCCGTCGAGCGTATCAAGGTTCTGCAGGACCGCGCCAAGGAGCGCCTGGTCGAGCTGAACCTGCGCAACGTGGTGTTTCGCTGGGGTGATGGCTGGGAGGGCTGGCAGGCGCTGGCGCCCTATAACGGCATCATCGTCACCGCAGTGGCGACCGATGTGCCCCAGGCCCTGCTGGACCAGCTGGCGCCCGGTGGGCGCATGGTGATCCCGGTCGGTTCCGGTGAGGTCCAGCAACTGATGCTCATCGTGCGTGAGGACGAGGGCTTCTCGCGTCACGTACTGGGTGCCGTGCGTTTCGTGCCGCTGCTCAATGGCCCGCTGGCTTGA
- the mutS gene encoding DNA mismatch repair protein MutS — protein MTDLSAHTPMMQQYWKLKNQHPDQLMFYRMGDFYEIFYEDAKKAAKLLDITLTARGQSAGQSIPMCGIPFHSLEGYLARLVKLGESVVICEQIGDPATSKGPVERQVVRIITPGTVSDEALLDERRDNLLAALLGDERLFGLAVLDITSGQFSVQEIVGWENLLAELERINPVELLIPDDWPQGLPAEKRRGSRRRAPWDFERDSAHKSLCQQFGTQDLKGFGCETLTLAIGAAGCLLAYAKETQRTALPHLRSLRHERMDDTVILDGASRRNLELDTNLAGGRDNTLLSVMDRCQTAMGTRLLIRWLNRPLRDLPVIQARQSAISCFLDRYRFEGLQPQLKDIGDIERILARIGLRNARPRDLARLRDALTALPQLQDAMADLEAPHLQQLARTAGTYPELADLLQRAIIDNPPAVIRDGGVLKTGFDAELDELQSLSENAGQFLIDLEAREKARTGLANLKVGYNRVHGYYIELPTKQAEQAPADYIRRQTLKGAERFITPELKEFEDKALSAKSRALAREKMLYEALLEDLIGHLAPLQDTAAALAELDVLSNLAERALNLDLNCPSFVAEPCMKIEQGRHPVVEQVLSSPFVANDLALDDNTRMLVITGPNMGGKSTYMRQTALIVLLAHIGSFVPAARCELSLVDRIFTRIGSSDDLAGGRSTFMVEMSETANILHNATDRSLVLMDEVGRGTSTFDGLSLAWAAAECLAQLRAYTLFATHYFELTVLPESEPLVANVHLNATEHNERIVFLHRVLPGPASQSYGLAVAQLAGVPGRVINRAKEHLQRLETTSLPHEQPKAKPGKPAAPMQSDLFASLPHPVLEELGRLKPDDLTPRQALDLLYSLQTRL, from the coding sequence ATTACCGACCTGTCCGCCCACACCCCCATGATGCAGCAATACTGGAAGCTCAAGAACCAGCATCCAGACCAGCTGATGTTCTACCGCATGGGCGACTTCTACGAGATTTTCTACGAAGACGCGAAGAAAGCCGCCAAGTTGCTGGACATCACCCTCACCGCCCGCGGTCAGTCCGCCGGGCAGAGCATCCCGATGTGCGGCATCCCCTTTCACTCGCTGGAAGGCTATCTCGCCCGGCTGGTGAAGCTGGGTGAGTCGGTGGTGATCTGCGAGCAGATCGGCGACCCGGCCACCAGCAAGGGTCCGGTGGAGCGCCAGGTGGTGCGTATCATCACGCCGGGCACGGTGAGTGACGAAGCACTGCTCGACGAGCGCCGCGACAACCTGCTGGCCGCCCTGCTGGGTGACGAGCGCCTGTTCGGCCTGGCAGTGCTCGACATCACCAGTGGTCAGTTCAGCGTTCAGGAAATCGTTGGCTGGGAAAACCTGCTGGCCGAGCTGGAACGTATCAATCCGGTGGAGCTGCTGATCCCCGACGACTGGCCGCAAGGCCTGCCGGCCGAGAAGCGCCGTGGTTCGCGGCGCCGAGCCCCGTGGGACTTCGAGCGCGACTCGGCACACAAGAGCCTGTGCCAGCAGTTCGGCACCCAGGACCTGAAGGGCTTCGGCTGCGAAACCCTGACCCTGGCCATTGGTGCCGCCGGCTGCCTGCTGGCCTACGCCAAGGAAACCCAGCGTACCGCCCTGCCGCACCTGCGCAGCCTGCGTCACGAGCGCATGGACGACACGGTGATCCTCGACGGCGCCAGCCGCCGCAACCTGGAGCTGGACACCAACCTGGCCGGTGGCCGCGACAACACTCTGCTGTCGGTCATGGACCGCTGCCAGACCGCGATGGGCACGCGCTTGCTGATCCGCTGGCTGAATCGTCCACTGCGCGACCTGCCGGTCATTCAGGCTCGGCAGAGCGCCATCAGTTGCTTCCTGGACCGCTACCGCTTCGAAGGCCTGCAACCGCAGCTCAAGGACATTGGCGATATCGAGCGTATCCTAGCGCGTATCGGCCTGCGCAACGCCCGCCCGCGAGACCTGGCACGCCTGCGCGACGCACTGACCGCCCTGCCCCAGCTGCAGGACGCCATGGCTGACCTTGAAGCCCCACACCTGCAACAGCTGGCGCGTACCGCCGGGACCTACCCTGAACTGGCCGACCTGCTGCAAAGGGCGATCATCGACAATCCGCCTGCGGTAATCCGTGACGGTGGCGTACTCAAGACCGGTTTCGATGCCGAACTGGACGAGCTGCAGTCGCTGAGCGAGAACGCCGGCCAGTTCCTCATCGACCTGGAGGCACGCGAGAAAGCCCGTACCGGCCTGGCCAACCTGAAAGTCGGCTACAACCGCGTACACGGCTACTACATCGAGCTGCCGACCAAACAGGCCGAACAGGCTCCGGCCGATTACATCCGCCGCCAGACCCTCAAGGGTGCCGAGCGTTTCATCACTCCCGAGCTGAAAGAATTCGAAGACAAGGCGCTGTCGGCCAAGAGCCGCGCCCTGGCACGGGAGAAGATGCTCTACGAGGCGCTGCTCGAAGACCTCATCGGTCACCTTGCACCACTGCAGGACACCGCCGCGGCACTGGCCGAACTGGACGTGCTGAGCAACCTCGCCGAGCGGGCACTGAACCTCGACCTGAACTGCCCGAGCTTCGTCGCCGAACCGTGCATGAAGATCGAGCAGGGTCGCCACCCGGTCGTCGAGCAGGTGCTGTCCAGCCCCTTCGTGGCCAACGACCTGGCCCTGGACGACAACACCCGCATGCTGGTCATCACCGGTCCGAACATGGGCGGTAAATCGACCTACATGCGCCAGACCGCGCTGATCGTGCTGCTGGCCCACATCGGTAGTTTCGTCCCCGCGGCCCGCTGCGAGCTGTCGCTGGTCGACCGCATCTTCACCCGCATCGGCTCCAGTGACGACCTGGCCGGCGGCCGCTCGACCTTCATGGTGGAGATGAGCGAAACGGCGAACATCCTGCACAACGCCACCGACCGTAGCCTGGTGCTGATGGACGAAGTAGGCCGCGGCACCAGCACCTTCGACGGCCTGTCGCTGGCCTGGGCTGCGGCAGAATGTCTTGCCCAGCTGCGCGCCTACACCCTGTTCGCTACGCATTACTTCGAGCTGACCGTGCTGCCGGAAAGCGAACCGCTGGTCGCCAACGTGCACCTGAACGCCACCGAGCACAACGAACGAATCGTGTTCCTGCATCGTGTGCTGCCAGGCCCCGCCAGCCAGAGCTACGGCCTGGCCGTGGCCCAACTGGCCGGGGTTCCGGGCCGTGTCATCAACCGTGCCAAAGAGCATCTGCAGCGCCTGGAGACCACCAGCCTGCCTCACGAGCAGCCCAAGGCCAAACCCGGCAAGCCGGCAGCGCCGATGCAGAGCGACCTGTTCGCCAGCCTGCCGCACCCGGTGCTGGAAGAACTGGGGCGGCTGAAACCCGATGACCTGACACCCCGCCAGGCGCTGGATCTGCTGTATTCATTGCAAACACGGCTGTGA
- the fghA gene encoding S-formylglutathione hydrolase, protein MSLENISCQKSFGGWHKRYKHHSSALGCDMVFAVYLPPQAEQGGKLPVLYWLSGLTCTDENFMQKAGAQRMAAELGLIIVAPDTSPRGPDVAGDPDGAWDFGLGAGFYLNATEQPYARHYRMYDYVVDELPALIEAHFPASQARGISGHSMGGHGALVCALRNPGRYQSVSAFSPICNPVDCPWGQKAFSRYLGEDRSRWREWDASLLLAQATQKLPILVDQGDRDDFLVNQLKPEALVQAARAAGHPLNLRMQPGYDHSYYFIASFIEEHLRHHATALKAY, encoded by the coding sequence ATGAGTTTGGAAAACATTTCCTGCCAGAAGAGCTTCGGCGGCTGGCACAAGCGTTACAAGCATCATTCCAGTGCGCTGGGGTGCGACATGGTGTTCGCCGTGTACCTGCCGCCTCAGGCCGAGCAGGGCGGCAAGCTGCCGGTGCTGTACTGGCTGTCGGGGTTGACCTGCACCGACGAGAACTTCATGCAGAAGGCCGGTGCCCAGCGCATGGCCGCCGAGCTGGGGCTGATCATCGTCGCCCCGGACACCAGCCCGCGCGGCCCGGACGTGGCCGGTGACCCGGACGGTGCCTGGGACTTCGGCCTGGGTGCCGGTTTCTACCTTAACGCCACCGAGCAACCCTACGCTCGGCACTACCGGATGTACGACTACGTGGTCGATGAGCTGCCAGCTCTGATCGAGGCGCACTTCCCGGCGTCCCAGGCGCGGGGTATCAGCGGCCATTCGATGGGCGGGCATGGGGCGCTGGTCTGTGCGTTGCGCAACCCGGGGCGCTACCAGTCGGTCTCGGCGTTTTCGCCGATCTGTAACCCCGTGGACTGCCCGTGGGGGCAAAAGGCCTTTTCCCGCTACCTGGGTGAGGACCGTTCGCGCTGGCGCGAGTGGGATGCCAGCCTGTTGCTGGCTCAGGCGACCCAGAAGCTGCCGATTCTGGTCGACCAGGGCGACCGCGACGACTTCCTGGTCAATCAGCTCAAGCCCGAGGCGCTGGTACAGGCCGCCAGGGCGGCGGGGCATCCGCTGAACCTGCGCATGCAGCCTGGCTATGACCACAGCTACTACTTCATCGCCAGCTTCATCGAAGAACACCTGCGTCACCACGCGACAGCCTTGAAAGCCTACTGA
- the ispF gene encoding 2-C-methyl-D-erythritol 2,4-cyclodiphosphate synthase translates to MRIGHGYDVHRFAEGDFITLGGVRIAHGFGLLAHSDGDVLLHALSDALLGAAALGDIGRHFPDTDPQFKGADSRVLLRHVLKLVQEKGWKVGNVDATIVAQAPKMAPHIQAMRELIAEDLQVQLDQVNVKATTTEKLGFVGREEGIAVHAVALLLSA, encoded by the coding sequence ATGCGTATAGGTCATGGCTACGATGTGCATCGTTTCGCCGAAGGCGATTTCATTACCTTGGGTGGGGTGCGCATCGCGCATGGTTTCGGTCTGCTGGCCCATTCCGACGGCGATGTCCTGCTGCATGCCCTGAGTGATGCACTGCTGGGCGCGGCGGCGCTGGGCGACATCGGTCGGCACTTCCCTGATACCGACCCGCAGTTCAAGGGCGCCGACAGCCGCGTGCTGCTGCGCCACGTGCTCAAACTGGTGCAGGAGAAGGGCTGGAAGGTCGGCAACGTCGACGCCACCATCGTAGCCCAGGCACCCAAGATGGCCCCGCATATCCAGGCCATGCGCGAACTGATCGCCGAAGACCTGCAGGTGCAGCTCGACCAGGTCAACGTCAAGGCCACCACCACTGAAAAGCTCGGCTTCGTCGGTCGTGAGGAAGGCATCGCGGTGCATGCCGTCGCGCTGTTGCTGTCGGCATGA
- a CDS encoding S-(hydroxymethyl)glutathione dehydrogenase/class III alcohol dehydrogenase: protein MIKSRAAVAFAPNEPLRIVELDVQPPRAGEVLVRIVASGVCHTDAYTLSGQDSEGVFPCVLGHEGGGIVEAVGEGVTSLQVGDHVIPLYTAECGKCKFCTSGKTNLCQAVRATQGKGLMPDGTSRFSYNGEPVYHYMGCSTFSEYTVLPEISLAKIPKEAPLEKVCLLGCGVTTGIGAVLNTAKVKEGDTVAIFGLGGIGLAAIIGAKMAKASRIIAIDINPAKFDIARELGATDFVNPKDHQRPIQEVIVEMTDGGVDFSFECVGNVQLMRAALECCHKGWGESVIIGVAGAGQEISTRPFQLVTGRVWRGSAFGGVKGRSELPSYVQKSEAGEIPLDKFITHTMGLEQINEAFELMHEGKSIRSVVHF, encoded by the coding sequence ATGATCAAGTCACGTGCCGCTGTCGCCTTCGCGCCCAATGAACCCCTGCGCATCGTCGAGCTGGATGTGCAGCCGCCACGGGCCGGCGAGGTGCTGGTGCGCATCGTGGCCAGTGGTGTCTGCCACACCGACGCCTACACGCTTTCCGGTCAGGACTCCGAAGGCGTCTTCCCATGCGTGCTGGGCCATGAGGGCGGCGGTATCGTCGAGGCGGTGGGCGAGGGCGTGACCTCGCTGCAGGTCGGCGACCATGTCATTCCGCTGTATACCGCCGAATGCGGCAAGTGCAAGTTCTGCACTTCGGGCAAGACCAATCTCTGCCAGGCCGTACGCGCCACCCAGGGCAAGGGCCTGATGCCTGACGGCACCAGCCGCTTCAGCTACAACGGCGAGCCGGTCTACCACTACATGGGCTGCTCGACCTTCTCCGAGTACACCGTGCTGCCGGAAATCTCCCTGGCCAAGATCCCCAAGGAAGCGCCATTGGAAAAGGTCTGCCTGCTCGGTTGCGGCGTGACCACCGGTATCGGTGCGGTGCTCAACACCGCCAAGGTCAAGGAAGGCGACACCGTGGCGATCTTCGGTCTGGGCGGCATCGGCCTGGCGGCGATCATCGGCGCGAAGATGGCCAAGGCTTCGCGCATCATCGCCATCGACATCAACCCGGCCAAGTTCGACATCGCCCGTGAGCTGGGTGCCACCGATTTCGTCAATCCCAAGGACCATCAGCGTCCGATCCAGGAAGTCATCGTCGAGATGACCGATGGCGGCGTGGACTTCTCCTTTGAGTGTGTCGGCAACGTGCAACTGATGCGTGCTGCGCTGGAATGCTGTCACAAGGGCTGGGGCGAGTCGGTGATCATCGGTGTGGCCGGTGCCGGGCAGGAAATCTCCACCCGTCCGTTCCAACTGGTCACCGGCCGTGTATGGCGCGGCTCGGCATTCGGCGGCGTCAAGGGCCGTAGCGAACTGCCGTCCTATGTGCAGAAGTCGGAAGCCGGCGAGATCCCGCTGGACAAGTTCATCACCCATACCATGGGCCTGGAGCAGATCAACGAAGCCTTCGAGCTGATGCACGAAGGCAAGAGCATCCGTTCGGTGGTGCATTTCTAA
- the truD gene encoding tRNA pseudouridine(13) synthase TruD: MNELQLLGPRAHGAALGTAQLKAVAEDFQVDEVLDIPLSGDGEHLWLWVEKRGLNTEEAARRLARAAGVPLRTVSYAGLKDRQALTRQWFSIQLPGKAYPDLSAAEDATLSILRSVRHRRKLQRGAHAANGFTLRLTRLQADKAALQLRLETLAAQGVPNYFGTQRFGHQGGNVAQAQEFAARQALPEQRAVRSRLLSSARSYLFNRVLARRVADGTWNQAQVGDLLAFTDSRSFFPAGVEECHDPRLAILDLHPTGPQWGEGPSPAAGTSAELENAVADGEASLRDWLVRAGMEHERRILRLPIGRLTWHYPEPDILQLEFVLPPGCFATVVVRELVDLVPVGLTDNPCVF, encoded by the coding sequence ATGAACGAACTGCAACTGCTGGGCCCCCGGGCTCATGGCGCGGCACTGGGCACCGCGCAGCTCAAGGCGGTGGCCGAAGACTTCCAGGTTGATGAAGTGCTGGACATTCCGCTGTCCGGCGATGGCGAGCACCTTTGGTTGTGGGTCGAGAAGCGCGGCCTGAACACCGAAGAAGCCGCGCGACGACTGGCGCGTGCCGCCGGGGTGCCGTTGCGCACCGTCAGCTATGCCGGGCTCAAGGACCGCCAGGCACTGACTCGCCAATGGTTCAGCATTCAGCTGCCTGGCAAGGCCTACCCTGATTTGTCGGCTGCCGAGGACGCGACCCTGAGCATCCTGCGCAGCGTCCGCCACCGCCGCAAGCTGCAGCGCGGTGCGCATGCCGCCAATGGCTTCACCCTGCGCCTGACCCGTCTGCAGGCCGACAAGGCTGCCCTGCAGCTGCGCCTGGAAACCCTGGCGGCCCAAGGCGTGCCCAATTACTTCGGCACCCAGCGTTTCGGTCACCAAGGCGGCAATGTGGCGCAGGCCCAGGAGTTCGCCGCACGCCAGGCCCTGCCCGAGCAGCGCGCAGTGCGCTCACGGCTGCTGTCCAGCGCACGCAGCTACCTGTTCAACCGGGTGCTGGCCCGGCGCGTTGCCGACGGCACCTGGAACCAGGCGCAGGTCGGCGATCTGCTGGCCTTTACCGACAGCCGCAGTTTTTTCCCGGCCGGGGTCGAGGAGTGCCATGACCCGCGTCTGGCGATTCTCGACCTGCATCCCACCGGACCGCAATGGGGCGAAGGGCCATCACCCGCCGCAGGCACCAGTGCCGAGCTGGAGAATGCCGTGGCAGACGGCGAGGCGTCATTGCGCGACTGGCTGGTCAGGGCGGGAATGGAACACGAGCGTCGCATCCTGCGACTGCCCATTGGGCGTCTGACGTGGCATTATCCGGAGCCTGACATTCTGCAACTGGAATTCGTCCTTCCGCCCGGATGCTTCGCGACCGTCGTGGTCCGTGAACTCGTCGATCTGGTGCCGGTCGGGCTTACGGACAACCCATGCGTATTCTGA